The Primulina eburnea isolate SZY01 chromosome 8, ASM2296580v1, whole genome shotgun sequence genome contains a region encoding:
- the LOC140839942 gene encoding transcription repressor OFP1-like — MGNYRFRLSDLIPNSWFHKLKETNKTRKNQYKYPASSSSPSPFAVTDPKTHLSDHRKSYHFTRDLTLSSNSPVKPRISDKQCSLVEPPRRSSRRRRSSTKRNRPPQRFVTSSVSADSSCRASIESAWTKPPREPPSPRDLDQTSSSDYDSISPEYGSERGLTPDTFDGMLSCSTSCRCSAENDTVSEHDHLPPIITKKLQEPTKILRPLADISGRNVNGSLSVKVMKEDFSSTTSSSKDHQNKRITSPVRRHSQKTSSPGLRLRTNSPRIGNLRIQARKNTTISSNSSLGSHRSVSESFAVMKSSKDPRRDFRESMVEMIVQNNIRASRDLEELLACYLSLNSDEYHDLIINVFKQIWFEFLHVRLK, encoded by the coding sequence ATGGGTAATTACAGGTTCAGATTGTCTGACTTGATACCAAACTCCTGGTTTCACAAGCTTAAGGAGAccaacaaaacaagaaaaaatcaGTACAAATATCCCGCATCATCTTCTTCTCCTTCCCCATTCGCAGTTACAGACCCCAAAACACATCTTTCTGACCATAGAAAATCTTACCATTTCACGAGGGACCTCACTTTGAGCTCCAATTCTCCTGTCAAACCAAGAATTTCGGACAAACAGTGCTCTCTCGTGGAACCGCCGAGAAGAtcatccagaagaagaagaagtagcACTAAAAGGAATAGACCACCACAAAGGTTCGTTACTTCGTCAGTTTCCGCCGATTCAAGCTGCCGGGCCTCCATAGAATCGGCCTGGACTAAGCCTCCGAGGGAGCCCCCGAGTCCCCGTGATCTTGATCAAACTTCATCATCTGATTACGATTCCATCTCTCCGGAATATGGCTCAGAACGTGGCCTGACCCCCGATACATTCGACGGCATGCTTTCTTGTTCCACCTCCTGCAGATGCAGCGCTGAGAACGACACAGTTTCTGAGCACGATCATCTCCCGCCAATCATCACCAAGAAATTACAAGAGCCGACCAAGATTCTCAGGCCCTTGGCCGATATTTCCGGGAGAAATGTGAATGGGTCCCTGTCTGTTAAGGTAATGAAAGAAGACTTCTCGAGCACCACTAGCAGCAGCAAAGATCATCAAAACAAGAGAATTACGAGCCCCGTCAGACGACATTCACAGAAAACATCGTCACCTGGCCTAAGGCTCCGCACGAACTCTCCAAGAATCGGCAACCTACGGATTCAAGCTAGGAAGAACACTACTATAAGTTCGAATTCAAGCTTGGGTTCCCATCGAAGTGTCTCGGAGAGCTTTGCGGTGATGAAATCTTCCAAAGATCCCCGGAGGGATTTCAGAGAATCAATGGTGGAGATGATCGTACAGAACAACATCAGAGCTTCCAGGGACTTGGAAGAGCTTCTGGCGTGTTACCTGTCGTTGAATTCTGATGAGTACCACGATCTCATCATCAATGTTTTCAAACAAATTTGGTTTGAGTTTCTCCATGTTCGTctcaagtaa